A single window of Amphiura filiformis chromosome 17, Afil_fr2py, whole genome shotgun sequence DNA harbors:
- the LOC140137061 gene encoding craniofacial development protein 2-like, with the protein MLGLSLHLCLGIHSSLYHPGRTKPDADKDGQDKFVQRKKPFTISTFNIRTLNSLPKKEELAHEAAHYGIDIICLQEHRICHSDSLLQEDLNGYRLVTSSAWKNQRNAATGGVGFLISPRALNSCMSIISHNERIMEISLLGNPTSTVLCCYSPHNEQPEEAVTSFYQELSSTVNAIPAHNVLIIGGDFNAQLGPLDALFTPAKETNRNGNHMKDFLQEHNLIATNTRFQNRINRLWTHRLPNGQLVQLDFVLVRKKWINSIKNSRAYSSFEGVNSDHRIVSCKCQISYGNAELP; encoded by the exons ATGCTAGGacttagcctacatttatgcctaggcaTACATT CCAGTTTATACCATCCTGGACGGACCAAACCTGATGCAGATAAGGATGGTCAAGACAAATTTGTACAAAGGAAAAAACCATTTACCATCAGCACTTTCAACATCAGAACTCTCAACTCACTACCCAAAAAAGAAGAACTTGCTCATGAAGCCGCACATTATGGCATTGACATCATATGTCTGCAGGAACACCGGATTTGTCACAGTGACTCCCTCTTGCAGGAAGACCTGAATGGCTACAGATTAGTCACCTCTTCAGCATGGAAGAACCAAAGGAATGCTGCCACTGGTGGAGTAGGCTTCTTAATCTCACCAAGAGCCCTCAATTCCTGCATGTCCATTATTAGTCACAATGAACGGATTATGGAAATTTCTCTGCTGGGCAATCCAACATCCACAGTTCTCTGCTGCTACAGTCCACATAACGAACAACCCGAAGAAGCTGTTACCTCCTTCTACCAAGAACTCTCTTCTACAGTTAATGCCATCCCAGCTCATAACGTACTTATAATTGGAGGAGACTTTAATGCTCAGCTTGGGCCATTGGATGCTCTCTTCACACCTGCTAAAGAAACCAATAGAAATGGCAACCACATGAAAGACTTCCTGCAGGAACATAACCTCATAGCCACAAACACAAGGTTTCAAAACCGCATCAACAGATTATGGACACATAGGCTTCCTAATGGTCAACTAGTTCAGCTAGACTTTGTCCTGGTAAGAAAGAAGTGGATCAACTCAATCAAGAATTCACGTGCATACAGCTCCTTCGAGGGTGTGAACTCGGACCATAGGATTGtttcatgcaaatgtcaaatcagcTACGGAAATGCAGAACTTCCATGA